The sequence TCGACACGGATTCGAGGACATCGACGCCGCCGAACGCTACGGAGACAGCATCGATGTCGATCGCGGGATCAGTCACGGCGTCTGCACCTCCCGGTTGCGGAGGAGATAGAGGAAAAACGGAGCGCCGACCGCGGCGGTGACGATGCCGACCGGGAGTTCCGCGGCGCCGGCCCGGGCCACGGTGTCGGTGGCGACGAGAAAGGAGGCGCCCGCGAGCGCGCTGGTGGGGAGCAGGATGCGGTGGTCCGGCCCCACGAGCAAGCGCATGATGTGCGGGACGACCAGGCCGACGAAGCCGATGACGCCCGCGACGGCGACGGCAGCCGCGGTCAGGAGGCTCGCGACCGCCAGCAGGATGCATTTGGTGCGTTCGACCTCGATCCCCAGCGAGTGGGCGTCCTCCTCCCCGAGCAGCAACACGTTCAGATCGGGTGCGTACACGAGCATCGCGAGGAAGCCGGGGATGACGATGGCGGCGGCGGCGCCCGCTTCGAACCACGTGCTGTGGTGAAGATGTCCCATCAGCCAGTAGATCGCTTCCCGGATGTCGCGCCCGGCATGCACCAGAAGGAAGGAGACGGCGGCGCCGAGAAACGTCTGGACCGCGACGCCAGCTAAGAGAAGCGTCTCGACGGGCGTCCGCCCGCCCTCGCTCGCGAGCAGATAGACGCCGAACGCGGCGATCAGTGCCCCGAGAAAGGCGGCGACGGGGAGCGCCAGCGGGATCGGCACGGGCGCGACGATGGCCGCGACTGCGCCGGTCGCCGCGCCCGCCGAAACGCCGACAATCGACGGATCCGCCATCGGATTCCGAAAGAATCCCTGCATCACGGTCCCCGCCGAGGCGAGCGCGAAGCCGACGACGGCGCCGAGCGCGATGCGGGGCAGGCGAACCGAGAGGACGATCGTCCGGTGGCTCTCCGGCGCGACGGCAGCGCCGCCGAGCAGCGCCGAGAGGGCGATTTCCGCGACGCTGCGGACGCCGATAGCGACTGGGCCGACAGTGGCGCTGGCCAGCGTCACGGCGACGAGCGCGACGGCCAGGCCACTGACCCACGCGCCCGTCCGGGCGCCCACATGCATAGGTTCGAAGGCCTGCTTGCAGTAGGTAAATACTTGTTGCATACCGTCCGAAAATCCGGTAATGCGACTTGTCTCAGTACTCCTTGCGCTCGTGCTCGTCCTCGTCGGCAGCGTGGCCCCGGTCGCGGGAAGCACGCCGGCAGCGACCGGAACGACGCCGGCGACGACCGACGCGACGCGATCTGCCGACTGCTCGTTTCCCGTGACCCGCACCGACGCCACGGGCACGGCAGTCACGCTCTCCACACCGCCCGAGCGCATCGCCACCCTGAACCCGAGCGCGGCCCAGACGCTGTGGGAAATCGGCGCGCAGAACCGCGTCGTCGGCGTCTCCGAGTTCGCGCGCTATCTCGACGGCGCCGAGGATCGAACCGTCGTCAACACCGCGTCGGGCGGAATTCGGACCGAACGCCTGATCGCGCTCGACACCGACCTCGTGATCGCACCGGGGACGATATCGCCCGACACCGTCTCGACGCTCCGCGACCAGGGACTGACCGTCTTCGCCCTCGAAAGCCCCGCGACCATCGGCGGCGTCGCCGAGCAAACCACGCTCCTCGGCCGCCTCACCGGATCCTGTGCCGGGGCCGCCGAGACGAACGCCTGGATGCACGCGAACGTCGAGGCCGTCCGCGAGGCCGTCGCCGGCGAACCCCGTCCGACCGCGCTGTACGTCTTCTCCGACGGCTGGACCGTCGGCACCGAGACGTTCATCAGCGACGTGATGACCACCGCCGGGACGCGAAACGTCGTCGGCGACGCCGTCTCCGGGTACGCGCGGGTCAGCCCCGAGGTGGTCCGCGAGCGCGACCCCGACTGGATCGTGTACAACGATCGGGACGGGATCCCCGACACCGCGGCCTATCGAGAGACGACGGCAGTCCAGGAGAACCAGACCGTCGAAGTCGGCGTAAACTACCTCAATCAGCCGGCGCCACGGAGCATCGTCCGCGCGCTGCGCACCGTCGCGATGGCGGTCCATCCGGACGCCGTCGGCGAATCGAGTTACGTCCCGCGGTCGTCCGCCGAGCCACCGGTGGCCACGACCACCGGCGACACGCCGACCGCGACGGCGGGTGACGCCCCCGGCCTGGGCGTCGGCGTCGCCGTCGTCGGCCTGCTGTCGTTCGTCGTGGTCGCCCTCGACCGTCGGCGACGGTGACCACGCCGACGGCGCGCCGCCATCCAAAACCGTATTACGGCCGGCGCGCCGGGTAGGCGTATGGTAGAGAACGTCATCTGGCCGGCCTACCTGGACGCGACGAAGAGTCGCGCCGAGGGCCGGCGCGTCTCCGAAGACGAAGCCGTTCCGGATCCGACGGTCGACGAGATCGCGGAGGCCGTCCAGCAGGTCGGCTACGACGCGGTGATCGAACGCGACGTCACCTATCCGCGGGAGTACGAGCCCCGCGGTCGCGTGCTCGTCAAGGGGGCAGACGACGCCTCGAAGAGCGACCTCATCCAGGCCGTCGCGGCCTACGTGGACATCCTCCGGGACTAATGCGTCGCCTCGGAACCGTCACCAAGACTGCGCAGGGCCTGGCGATCGTCCGCACGGACGACGGCACCCCCGAAATCGGCACGATGGCCGTCGACGAGTCGCTCTCCTCCGTCGGGCGCGTCGTCGACGTGTTCGGCCCCGTCGAGCGCCCCTATCTCGCCGTCTCGCCGGACGACCACGTCCGCCTCCCGGACCTCCTGGGGACGAAACTCTACGCACGATGAGTCGGCACCGAGCGCCAACCCAACGACAGTCATGGCGACCGGAGGGGCCGGACAGTCGCGGCGATCGGAGGCCGGTATGAACGCGCGCGAGATGCGGGGAATCGCCGTCGCCGCCACGCTGTTCCTGCTCGTTCAGGTCGGCGCGGTGGCGATGGTCGGCCCGTTCGACGCAGCGGGGTATCAGGCCGTCGAGGACCCCTCCGATCCCACCAACAGCCTCGTCTACTTCGCCGCCATCCTCGTCGCGACGGTGTTGATGCTCGCCGCGTTCAAATACGCCTTCGAGCGCGCAGTGCGCGCGGTGGTCGTCCTCTCCAGCGCGCTCGTCTCGTGGTACGTCTTCAGTGTCGTCGCCCCGTCGCTCGTCGTCGGCACCGTCAACCTCGTCGCGGTCGGTCTTTCCGTCGGCGTCGCCGTCGCGCTCCTGGTGTACCCCGAGTGGTACGTCATCGACGCCGCGGGCGTCGTGATGGGCATCGGCGCCGGCGCGCTGTTCGGCATCAGTTTCGGGCTGTTGCCCGCGATCGTGCTCCTGTCGGTGCTCGCGGTCTACGACGCCATCAGCGTCTACGGCACCGAGCACATGCTCAGTCTCGCGGAGGGCGTGATGGATCTCCACGTCCCCGTCATCCTCGTGATCCCGCTCTCCCTGTCGTACTCCCTGCTCGAGGACGACTTCTCGGGCGCGAGCGACGTGCACGAGGATGCGGAGGACGCCGACGCCGGGGACGAGTCCGACGACACGGAGCGCGACGCCTTCTTCATCGGCCTCGGCGACGCCGTGATGCCCACCGTGATGGTCGCGAGCGGCGCCTTCTTCTCGCCCGCGCCGTCGCTCGGGATCGCCGTCCTCCCCGCGCTCAACGCCCCCGCCCTGTTCGCGATGATCGGCACGTTCCTCGGGCTCGGCGCCCTGCTCTGGGCCGTGATGAAGGGACGCGCACACGCCGGCCTCCCTCTGTTGAACGGCGGCGCCATCGGCGGCTACCTGTTCGGGGCAGCACTTGCGAACATCCCGCTCACGCAGGCGCTCGGCATCGCCGCGTATCTCTAGTCGGCGCCCTCGCGCACCTTCACCGCCATCCCCGTCTCGAAGTCGTGCATGGCGTCGGCGGCGAGTTCCGCACGGCCCACGCCGAGGATCGCACCCTCGTGGTGGACGACGGCCACCTCGTCGTCCGGGCGCACGTCGTCATCGACATCGCGGACGAACTTCGCGAAGACGTTCTTGCCGTCGCGGACGAACGGGTCGCTCTCCGACCCGACGACGACGCGGGCACGCACCCCATCCAGTGCCGCGACCAGTCGACGGCCGCCTTCGAGGCCGAGCGTGAACCGGCCGTCCGTGCCGTAGGAGACGACGCGCCCGGCGGCGGCGCGGACCTGGCGCGGACGACCGCCCGTCGACCGCGTCACGGTGAGATCGTCGGCTGGCGGAAAGAGCGCGGCCCCCGCGCCAGCACCGAACTGGTAGTCGGCGACAGTCCGGAGCCGCGGGAGGTCCTCCTGAGTCATGGGTCGATTCGACCGCCCACACGCAAAAGTCTTCTCGGCTGCGGCCGTCATGCTCGATTTGGGGAGGAGCTAAACGTCGTCCACGTCAAACACACCGGTATGTACGATCGAATCCTGGTACCGACTGACGGCAGCGAGGGGACGAGCGAGGCCATCGACCACGCGATCCGTATGGCCACGGACCAAGGGGCCACGCTCCACGCCATCTACGTGGTCGAAAACGTGGCGGGCGGCGAGGCGACGGCCGCGACGGTGCTCGACGCCCTCGAAGCGGCGGGACAGGAGGCCATCGACGACCTCATCGAGCGGGCCGAATCGGCGGGCGTCGAGACGGTCGAGGGCGTCGTCGCCCGCGGCACCCCCCACCAGGCCATCCTCGACTACGCCGACGAGCACGACATCGGCCTCGTCGTCATGGGCACCCACGGCCGGACGGGGGTCGACCGCTATCTCCTCGGCAGCGTCGCGGAACGAGTCGTCCGCCTCTCCGACGTGCCCACGCTCGTCGTGCCGCTCCCGGACGAGACGGGCGACTGATACCCTAGACTCACTGAAGCGTGCGCGCGAACCAGTCGGCCGCTTCCTCGGCGACTTCTTCGAGTTCGCCCTCGTCCTCGAAGAGGTGACCTGCCCCCGGGACGACGTGGAGATCCTTCTCGCAGTCGAGTTGCTCGTAGGCCTCGCGGTTGAGTTCGAGAACGTCGGTGTCGTCGCCGCCGACGATGAACAGCGTCGACGCGCGCACGTCACTGAGGACCTCGGAGGCCATGTCCGCGAGACACGACGGCGTCGATATCGTCGCCGTAGCGCGCGGCCGCCCGAAGCGTCGCCGCGGCGCCCGTACTCGCGCCGAAATAGCCCACGTCGACGTCTTCCGTCGACTCCCGGCCCCGGATCCACTCCGTCGCGGCGACCAACCGATCCGTGAGTAGCGGGATGTCGAACCGGTTCTCGTGGTCGCGGTCCGCCGCTTCCGTGGGCGAAGACGACCACGCCCGACGCGTCGTCGGGCACGTCGAGGAGGCCGGGGAGTTCGGCACCCTCGGCAGGGATGGTGACGGTGTCTTGGCGTTCGGCCATCCCCCGCATATGCCGGGGACGAACTTCACTGCCGAGGGTGATCGGTCACTCCTCGGTCCGCAAGTCGCGCACGCGGTCGATGTTCCAGGCGTACCCCTTCTCGTCGACCGGCGTCTCCAGCACCATCGGTTTCTCGCACAGAGCGTCGTGGGTGACGAAGCGACGGAACCCCTCGTCGCCGATCTCGCCCTCGCCGATGTGTTCGTGTTCGTCCTTCTCGGAGCCGAGCGGGTGTTTCGAGTCGTTGAGGTGGAGATAGTGGATGTGCTCGATACCGACGGTGTCCCGAATCTCGTCGATCAGGTCGGCCATCGATGCATCGTCGGTGAAGTCGTAGCCCGCCGCGAAGAGGTGACAGGTGTCGAGACAGACGCCGATGTCGTCGTACGAGTGGTCCGAAACGGCGACCATCTCGTCGAGATGGGCGAGACGGCGGCCGACGGTGGTGCCCTTGCCCGCGGTGTTCTCCAACAGGACCGTCACTCCGTCCGGAACCTCGAGATCCGAGAGCCGATTCCCGACGTTCTCGATCCCCGTCTCCTCGCCGGCGCCGGTGTGGGCGCCGGGGTGGAAGACGTAGTAGGGGATGTCGAGCGCCGCTGCCGCGTCGAGTTCGGCCTGGAGG comes from Haloplanus sp. XH21 and encodes:
- the btuC gene encoding vitamin B12 ABC transporter permease BtuC — protein: MHVGARTGAWVSGLAVALVAVTLASATVGPVAIGVRSVAEIALSALLGGAAVAPESHRTIVLSVRLPRIALGAVVGFALASAGTVMQGFFRNPMADPSIVGVSAGAATGAVAAIVAPVPIPLALPVAAFLGALIAAFGVYLLASEGGRTPVETLLLAGVAVQTFLGAAVSFLLVHAGRDIREAIYWLMGHLHHSTWFEAGAAAAIVIPGFLAMLVYAPDLNVLLLGEEDAHSLGIEVERTKCILLAVASLLTAAAVAVAGVIGFVGLVVPHIMRLLVGPDHRILLPTSALAGASFLVATDTVARAGAAELPVGIVTAAVGAPFFLYLLRNREVQTP
- a CDS encoding PGF-CTERM-anchored ABC transporter substrate-binding protein, with the translated sequence MRLVSVLLALVLVLVGSVAPVAGSTPAATGTTPATTDATRSADCSFPVTRTDATGTAVTLSTPPERIATLNPSAAQTLWEIGAQNRVVGVSEFARYLDGAEDRTVVNTASGGIRTERLIALDTDLVIAPGTISPDTVSTLRDQGLTVFALESPATIGGVAEQTTLLGRLTGSCAGAAETNAWMHANVEAVREAVAGEPRPTALYVFSDGWTVGTETFISDVMTTAGTRNVVGDAVSGYARVSPEVVRERDPDWIVYNDRDGIPDTAAYRETTAVQENQTVEVGVNYLNQPAPRSIVRALRTVAMAVHPDAVGESSYVPRSSAEPPVATTTGDTPTATAGDAPGLGVGVAVVGLLSFVVVALDRRRR
- the srp19 gene encoding signal recognition particle subunit SRP19, with the translated sequence MVENVIWPAYLDATKSRAEGRRVSEDEAVPDPTVDEIAEAVQQVGYDAVIERDVTYPREYEPRGRVLVKGADDASKSDLIQAVAAYVDILRD
- a CDS encoding H/ACA ribonucleoprotein complex subunit GAR1 — encoded protein: MRRLGTVTKTAQGLAIVRTDDGTPEIGTMAVDESLSSVGRVVDVFGPVERPYLAVSPDDHVRLPDLLGTKLYAR
- a CDS encoding presenilin family intramembrane aspartyl protease PSH codes for the protein MNAREMRGIAVAATLFLLVQVGAVAMVGPFDAAGYQAVEDPSDPTNSLVYFAAILVATVLMLAAFKYAFERAVRAVVVLSSALVSWYVFSVVAPSLVVGTVNLVAVGLSVGVAVALLVYPEWYVIDAAGVVMGIGAGALFGISFGLLPAIVLLSVLAVYDAISVYGTEHMLSLAEGVMDLHVPVILVIPLSLSYSLLEDDFSGASDVHEDAEDADAGDESDDTERDAFFIGLGDAVMPTVMVASGAFFSPAPSLGIAVLPALNAPALFAMIGTFLGLGALLWAVMKGRAHAGLPLLNGGAIGGYLFGAALANIPLTQALGIAAYL
- a CDS encoding PUA domain-containing protein gives rise to the protein MTQEDLPRLRTVADYQFGAGAGAALFPPADDLTVTRSTGGRPRQVRAAAGRVVSYGTDGRFTLGLEGGRRLVAALDGVRARVVVGSESDPFVRDGKNVFAKFVRDVDDDVRPDDEVAVVHHEGAILGVGRAELAADAMHDFETGMAVKVREGAD
- a CDS encoding universal stress protein; amino-acid sequence: MYDRILVPTDGSEGTSEAIDHAIRMATDQGATLHAIYVVENVAGGEATAATVLDALEAAGQEAIDDLIERAESAGVETVEGVVARGTPHQAILDYADEHDIGLVVMGTHGRTGVDRYLLGSVAERVVRLSDVPTLVVPLPDETGD
- a CDS encoding deoxyribonuclease IV, which codes for MLRVGAHVSIADGYPDAVEHEGELGGNCGQIFVGSPRGWAVSDVDDAEAEAFREAAADRDVRPWIVHGTYLINLATPKDDLAAKSLDCLQAELDAAAALDIPYYVFHPGAHTGAGEETGIENVGNRLSDLEVPDGVTVLLENTAGKGTTVGRRLAHLDEMVAVSDHSYDDIGVCLDTCHLFAAGYDFTDDASMADLIDEIRDTVGIEHIHYLHLNDSKHPLGSEKDEHEHIGEGEIGDEGFRRFVTHDALCEKPMVLETPVDEKGYAWNIDRVRDLRTEE